A stretch of Clostridium sp. BJN0001 DNA encodes these proteins:
- a CDS encoding polysaccharide deacetylase family protein: MNIENKNRHASKKKIKTKNRMLILFVFAAIFTILISVLFAKKMVYTKQNIVNASNEVTNQNKEEKSSYVESGQYIQNYINDQLKGTMPEGADGRKVAYLTFDDGPSENITPKILDILDSEDVKATFFILGKSLDSSEKTKAIVKREYEDGHAIGNHTYTHKYKVLYPGRNVDAEAFMNEIEKCNNSLKAVLGDDFKTNIIRFPGGHMSWNNEEEIDKILEDEGYSYIDWNSLNKDAEGKKKKSADELYDDAVNSIAEKEKVVFLMHDSEGKEETYKALPRIIDYLKQNGYSFMTIQ, translated from the coding sequence ATGAATATAGAAAATAAAAATAGACATGCTTCAAAAAAAAAGATTAAGACTAAAAATAGAATGTTAATTTTATTTGTTTTTGCAGCGATATTTACAATACTTATAAGTGTTTTATTTGCAAAAAAAATGGTTTACACCAAACAAAATATTGTAAATGCTTCTAATGAAGTTACTAATCAAAATAAAGAAGAAAAATCATCCTACGTAGAAAGTGGACAATATATTCAGAATTATATTAATGATCAACTTAAAGGGACTATGCCTGAAGGTGCAGATGGTCGAAAAGTTGCATATTTGACATTTGATGATGGTCCATCAGAAAATATTACACCTAAAATTCTTGATATTTTAGATAGTGAAGATGTAAAAGCAACATTTTTTATTCTTGGAAAATCTTTAGATTCATCTGAAAAAACTAAAGCAATAGTAAAACGTGAATATGAAGATGGACATGCTATTGGAAACCATACATATACACATAAGTATAAAGTTTTGTATCCAGGAAGAAATGTTGATGCAGAGGCTTTTATGAATGAAATAGAAAAATGTAATAATTCATTAAAAGCTGTTCTAGGAGATGATTTTAAGACTAATATTATTCGTTTCCCTGGTGGCCATATGTCATGGAATAATGAGGAAGAAATAGATAAGATTCTTGAAGATGAGGGATATAGTTATATTGATTGGAATTCGTTAAATAAAGATGCTGAAGGAAAAAAGAAAAAAAGTGCAGATGAATTATATGATGATGCGGTTAACTCGATAGCAGAAAAGGAAAAGGTGGTTTTTTTAATGCATGATAGTGAGGGAAAAGAAGAAACATATAAGGCGCTTCCAAGAATTATAGACTATTTAAAGCAAAACGGATATTCTTTTATGACTATACAATAA
- a CDS encoding M13 family metallopeptidase, translating into MKYIQKIISMLLILVLLVANTFSIGVYGYEKTRVQDDFYEAINGEWISNNSLTRGQVCYGTFEQAAMNVNENLIEIVENIKANRNKFDKNSSEIKLLNLYENCLNIDERNNQGIKPVKKYVDKVKAAQNTEELKDIIYSMDYFCFPNIINLQIAADYKNSNKNVIYICRNFTGLGNSLYYNDESEKIKKIQEIYITYIRNLHKLIGENEKVSMNNADKYYETEKNLIKDVPTKADQIANEKNMDQMYNIFSKRKLDKKYNNIEFNKIFKNLNVKKTDKIVVEDPMQLEKVNLLMENENLDEVKNYIITGILISADDYLNNDIKKVKSDLVKALYGIEISDISRNDALKLINCKLSGIMSRLYIKNYFDEESKIDIQNMAFEIISNYKKRIKNNTWLSDRTKKKAIKKLNKINVKIGYPDKWKDYSDLSIQSYKDGGCLLENILNIEKWYQQDQLKKLTNPVDKSEWNMNTYEVNAYYNSQNNEIVFPAGILQKPFYDINGEKEKNLGGIGVIIGHELTHAFDNTGSKFDENGNRKDWWSKKDYKKFKEKARKIEEYYSNIKMNNGKNVNGVLTVGENISDLGGMACILDIADKDKDKLKLLFENYAVIWRGISTDGFERYLLENDLHSPKKVRVNAVVSQFKEFYEVYDVKEGDKMYIPEEKRVLLW; encoded by the coding sequence ATGAAATACATACAGAAGATAATTTCAATGTTACTAATTTTAGTTTTACTTGTGGCTAATACTTTCAGCATAGGTGTATATGGATATGAAAAGACACGTGTTCAGGATGACTTTTATGAAGCAATAAATGGAGAATGGATAAGCAATAATTCACTTACAAGAGGACAGGTATGTTATGGTACATTTGAACAAGCGGCAATGAATGTAAATGAAAATTTAATAGAAATAGTAGAAAATATAAAAGCAAACAGAAATAAATTTGATAAAAATAGTAGTGAGATAAAGCTTTTAAATTTATATGAAAATTGTTTAAATATTGATGAGAGAAATAATCAAGGAATAAAACCTGTAAAAAAGTATGTAGATAAAGTTAAAGCTGCACAGAACACAGAAGAATTAAAAGATATTATATATTCAATGGATTATTTTTGTTTCCCTAATATAATAAATCTACAGATAGCAGCAGACTATAAAAATTCTAATAAGAATGTTATATACATATGCAGAAATTTTACAGGACTTGGAAATTCACTTTACTATAATGATGAAAGTGAGAAAATTAAAAAGATTCAAGAAATATATATTACATATATAAGAAATCTGCATAAACTTATAGGAGAAAATGAAAAAGTAAGTATGAATAATGCAGATAAATATTATGAAACAGAAAAAAATTTGATAAAAGATGTTCCAACCAAAGCAGATCAGATAGCAAATGAAAAAAATATGGATCAAATGTACAATATTTTTTCTAAAAGAAAACTTGATAAAAAATATAATAATATAGAATTTAATAAAATATTTAAAAATCTTAATGTGAAGAAAACAGATAAAATAGTTGTTGAGGATCCCATGCAGCTTGAAAAAGTTAATTTACTTATGGAAAATGAAAATCTTGATGAAGTCAAAAATTATATAATAACAGGAATACTTATATCAGCTGATGATTATTTGAATAATGATATAAAAAAAGTAAAAAGTGACTTAGTAAAAGCACTTTACGGAATAGAAATAAGTGATATAAGTAGAAATGATGCTCTAAAACTTATTAATTGCAAATTAAGCGGAATAATGAGTAGATTATATATAAAAAATTATTTTGATGAAGAATCTAAAATAGATATTCAAAATATGGCTTTTGAGATTATAAGCAATTATAAAAAAAGAATAAAAAATAATACATGGTTATCTGATAGGACAAAAAAGAAGGCTATAAAAAAATTAAATAAGATTAATGTTAAAATTGGATACCCTGATAAATGGAAAGATTATAGTGATCTATCTATACAATCTTATAAAGATGGAGGATGCCTTTTAGAGAATATATTGAATATAGAAAAATGGTATCAACAGGATCAATTAAAAAAACTCACAAATCCTGTTGATAAATCAGAATGGAATATGAATACCTATGAGGTTAATGCATATTACAATTCACAAAATAATGAAATTGTATTTCCAGCAGGAATACTTCAAAAACCTTTTTATGATATAAACGGAGAAAAAGAAAAAAATCTTGGAGGTATTGGAGTAATTATTGGTCATGAATTAACTCATGCTTTTGATAATACTGGTTCAAAATTTGACGAAAATGGTAATAGAAAAGATTGGTGGTCTAAAAAAGATTATAAGAAGTTTAAAGAAAAAGCTAGAAAAATAGAAGAGTACTATTCTAATATAAAAATGAATAATGGAAAAAATGTGAATGGGGTACTTACTGTAGGAGAAAATATAAGTGATTTGGGAGGAATGGCATGTATTTTAGATATAGCTGATAAAGATAAAGATAAGTTAAAATTACTTTTTGAAAATTATGCAGTCATATGGAGAGGAATTTCGACAGATGGATTTGAAAGATATTTATTAGAAAATGATTTACATTCTCCTAAAAAAGTTAGAGTAAATGCTGTTGTCTCACAATTTAAAGAATTTTATGAAGTGTATGATGTAAAAGAAGGAGATAAGATGTATATACCAGAAGAAAAAAGAGTATTATTATGGTGA
- a CDS encoding hemerythrin family protein, producing MYEFKDEYKTGIKKLDDQHKVLFDIADRTYNLLVNDLIVDKYDKIVELINELRDYTVFHFTEEEGYMESIKYKRLFSQKIEHNEFIKKIESIDFTKIDEEQNEYIRQILEFLINWLTHHICNIDKLIGK from the coding sequence ATGTATGAGTTTAAAGATGAATATAAAACAGGAATAAAAAAATTGGATGATCAGCATAAAGTTTTATTTGATATAGCTGATAGAACATATAATCTACTAGTAAATGATTTAATTGTAGATAAATATGATAAGATAGTTGAATTAATAAATGAATTGAGAGATTATACAGTTTTTCATTTTACAGAAGAAGAAGGATATATGGAGAGTATTAAATATAAACGTTTATTTTCACAGAAGATTGAGCATAATGAGTTTATTAAAAAAATAGAAAGCATTGATTTTACTAAAATAGATGAAGAGCAAAATGAATATATAAGACAAATATTAGAATTTTTAATTAATTGGCTTACTCATCATATTTGTAATATAGACAAGCTTATAGGAAAGTAA
- a CDS encoding helix-turn-helix transcriptional regulator, whose amino-acid sequence MSFGENLQFLRKMHNKMTQEELAEKIKVSRQTVSKWELNFAYPEVDKIVELCKYFSCSMDQLVRENMNLINESYSDIRIEEVKEFNYIKYTVISSSPEEDAINHMKKWSCYNGIDNAEIIGWDFPLVSQQQKNVYHMHGYSAACILPSDFAHKENNIDIETQKTQKYAIITIKDPFSSPFDLIENAYKTLMSYMKVNNIKEKSIKNIIECYEKEYKKDGIDYMDIHIAVCM is encoded by the coding sequence ATGAGTTTTGGAGAGAATTTACAGTTTTTAAGAAAAATGCATAACAAGATGACACAAGAGGAATTGGCAGAAAAAATAAAAGTATCTAGACAGACAGTTTCAAAATGGGAACTTAATTTTGCATATCCTGAGGTAGATAAGATAGTTGAGCTTTGCAAGTATTTTTCATGTTCAATGGATCAGCTTGTACGTGAAAATATGAATTTAATAAATGAATCATATTCTGATATAAGAATAGAAGAGGTTAAAGAATTCAATTATATAAAATATACAGTAATAAGTAGTAGTCCTGAAGAAGATGCAATAAATCATATGAAAAAATGGTCATGCTATAATGGCATAGATAATGCTGAAATTATTGGATGGGATTTTCCACTTGTTTCACAGCAGCAAAAAAATGTCTATCATATGCATGGCTACTCTGCCGCATGTATACTTCCATCAGATTTTGCACATAAAGAAAATAATATAGATATAGAAACACAGAAGACTCAAAAATATGCAATTATCACAATTAAAGATCCATTTAGTTCACCGTTTGATCTGATTGAAAATGCATATAAGACACTTATGTCATATATGAAAGTTAATAATATAAAGGAGAAATCAATAAAAAATATTATTGAATGTTATGAAAAAGAGTATAAAAAAGATGGAATTGATTATATGGATATACATATAGCTGTCTGTATGTAA
- a CDS encoding MBL fold metallo-hydrolase gives MKLTMLGTGYALATECYNTCFVLSENNKYFLVDGGGGNTLLNQLKKVNINWKDIRDIFVTHKHIDHVMGIIWMVRLICQHMAKGDYEGEARIYAHEELINIIKDISETLLQKKQTDFIGKRLRLIPVHDGSDYNIIGHKITFFDIHSTKAKQYGFTMDIENGEKFTCCGDEPYNDAEKYYVSCSKWLMHEAFCLFSEKDKFNPYEKHHSTVKDACEMAQRLNVKNLVLYHTEDKNILKRKELYIAEGKKFYFGNLYVPDDLEQIEI, from the coding sequence ATGAAACTTACGATGCTTGGAACTGGATATGCACTAGCTACTGAATGCTATAATACATGTTTTGTTTTATCAGAAAATAATAAATACTTTTTAGTTGATGGTGGAGGTGGAAATACTCTTTTAAACCAACTTAAAAAAGTTAATATAAACTGGAAAGATATAAGGGATATATTTGTTACACATAAACATATAGATCACGTCATGGGAATAATATGGATGGTGCGTCTAATCTGTCAGCATATGGCTAAGGGTGATTATGAAGGCGAAGCTAGAATTTATGCACACGAAGAACTTATTAATATAATAAAAGATATATCAGAAACACTTCTTCAGAAAAAACAGACAGATTTTATTGGAAAAAGACTTCGTCTTATTCCTGTGCATGATGGAAGCGACTATAATATAATAGGTCATAAAATAACTTTCTTTGATATTCATTCAACAAAAGCAAAGCAGTATGGTTTTACTATGGATATTGAAAATGGTGAAAAATTTACATGCTGCGGAGATGAACCTTATAATGATGCAGAAAAATATTATGTATCTTGCAGTAAATGGCTTATGCATGAGGCTTTTTGTCTTTTTTCAGAGAAAGATAAATTTAATCCGTATGAAAAACATCATAGTACAGTTAAGGATGCATGCGAAATGGCTCAAAGATTAAACGTTAAAAATTTAGTACTTTATCATACTGAAGATAAAAATATATTAAAAAGAAAAGAATTATATATTGCTGAAGGAAAGAAATTTTACTTTGGAAATTTATATGTGCCAGATGATTTAGAACAAATTGAAATATAA
- a CDS encoding YckD family protein has product MKKKLFGLMLTGALLLGGAKVVSAAEFGNNTGYRNNNTTGVQSLMDGGASLEEAKQTMLDSKFERIDAAVERGVITQERADEIKAEITERSADCTGSGKSKEDRPRYGLNKGLGGNGSNSTSK; this is encoded by the coding sequence ATGAAAAAGAAATTATTTGGATTAATGTTAACAGGAGCTTTATTACTTGGAGGAGCAAAAGTTGTATCTGCAGCTGAATTTGGAAATAATACAGGGTATAGGAATAATAATACTACTGGAGTTCAGTCTCTTATGGATGGCGGAGCATCACTTGAAGAAGCAAAACAAACAATGCTTGATTCAAAATTTGAGAGAATAGATGCTGCTGTAGAAAGAGGAGTTATTACACAGGAAAGAGCAGATGAAATAAAGGCTGAAATTACAGAAAGATCAGCAGATTGTACAGGAAGCGGAAAAAGTAAAGAGGATCGCCCTAGATATGGTTTAAATAAGGGTCTTGGAGGCAATGGATCTAACAGCACAAGCAAATAG
- a CDS encoding HAMP domain-containing sensor histidine kinase, protein MNSIRKKLILGIFMILAVFLSGILIYSLTFKYYFKSQRLNEMKHAAKEVNNIISNNIEDDYSNLIYSVANKYNAEIAVEDLSVQKTIFATYKGGKNNRNSNIMSSLNRFEVIETKDIGDNISEKEINDKSTGVKFLAVFYDMKKENYQIVIQVSINSIDESVKKSVKLISLIFLPITIILMVIAIIFADRFTKPIIEITKKTQKITELDFSDPILIKSGDELEILAQSVNNLSEKISSSLDELNKKNKSLIEYIDKEKKNDELKREFVSSVSHELKSPISVIWGYAQMLCKHLIKDEKENDYYLDIIKEESERMQVIVSDLLDLYKLQSKTFKLKFEKVSIDNLIDKIVRKNYLIFNEKKIEVSIDLQKADVFCDVIRIEQVIQNYINNAVSHVDENKKISIKINNQSEYVIVSVFNSGKNIDEKDMDKIWIGFVRSDKVRNYKEKRVGLGLAIVSQIIKLHNGECGVKNISDGVEFFIKLRRI, encoded by the coding sequence ATGAATTCGATTAGAAAAAAATTGATCTTAGGTATTTTTATGATACTTGCAGTATTTTTATCTGGAATTTTGATTTATTCACTTACTTTTAAATATTATTTTAAAAGTCAAAGACTTAATGAAATGAAACATGCGGCAAAAGAGGTTAATAATATTATTTCTAATAATATAGAAGATGATTATTCAAATCTTATATATTCAGTTGCAAATAAATATAATGCTGAAATAGCAGTTGAAGATTTATCTGTTCAAAAAACTATATTTGCAACTTATAAAGGCGGAAAAAATAATAGAAATTCTAATATTATGAGTTCTCTTAACAGATTTGAAGTCATTGAAACAAAGGATATTGGAGATAATATTTCTGAAAAAGAAATAAATGATAAATCTACAGGAGTTAAATTTCTAGCTGTATTTTATGATATGAAAAAAGAAAATTATCAAATAGTTATACAAGTTTCTATTAATTCTATTGATGAGAGCGTAAAAAAATCAGTAAAGCTTATTTCTTTAATTTTTTTACCGATAACAATAATTTTAATGGTTATCGCAATTATATTTGCAGATAGATTTACAAAACCTATAATTGAAATTACAAAAAAAACTCAGAAAATAACTGAGCTTGATTTTTCAGATCCTATTTTAATAAAATCAGGTGATGAACTTGAAATTTTAGCTCAAAGTGTAAATAATTTATCTGAAAAAATAAGTAGTTCGCTAGATGAACTTAATAAAAAAAATAAAAGTCTTATTGAATATATAGATAAAGAAAAAAAGAATGATGAATTGAAGAGAGAATTTGTATCATCTGTTTCTCATGAATTAAAAAGTCCTATTTCAGTTATTTGGGGTTATGCACAGATGCTTTGTAAGCATCTTATAAAAGATGAAAAAGAGAATGATTATTATCTTGACATAATTAAAGAAGAGTCAGAAAGAATGCAGGTTATAGTAAGTGATCTTTTAGATTTATATAAGCTTCAGTCAAAAACATTTAAATTAAAATTTGAAAAAGTATCTATAGATAATTTGATTGATAAAATAGTTAGAAAAAATTATCTTATTTTTAACGAAAAAAAAATAGAAGTTTCGATTGATTTGCAAAAAGCTGATGTTTTTTGTGATGTAATAAGAATAGAACAGGTTATTCAGAATTATATAAATAATGCGGTAAGTCATGTTGATGAAAATAAAAAAATTTCTATAAAAATAAATAATCAATCAGAATATGTTATAGTTTCTGTATTTAATAGCGGAAAAAATATAGATGAAAAAGATATGGATAAAATATGGATTGGATTTGTACGCTCAGATAAAGTCAGAAATTATAAAGAAAAAAGAGTTGGACTTGGTCTTGCTATAGTTTCGCAGATAATTAAACTTCATAATGGTGAGTGTGGAGTTAAAAATATTTCAGATGGTGTAGAGTTTTTTATTAAACTTAGAAGAATTTAA
- a CDS encoding response regulator transcription factor, producing the protein MIVKILIADDDERIVKLLSDYLKFNGYEVITAKDGEEAIDKFELNKIDLIILDVMMPIYDGWIVCKEIRKTSQVPIIMLTAKDSDLDELFGFEIGVDDYISKPFNIELVLARIKRLIKQNNKNDLLIYKGIKVDSLKHVVKIDENTVELNPKEYSMLLYFLKNINIAISRDTLLLRVWGNEYFGDTRTVDTHINRLRNKLGEYSKYLKTIRGYGYKLGE; encoded by the coding sequence ATGATAGTGAAAATTTTAATAGCTGATGATGATGAAAGAATAGTAAAATTATTATCTGATTATTTGAAATTTAATGGTTATGAAGTTATAACTGCAAAAGATGGAGAAGAAGCAATAGATAAATTTGAACTAAATAAAATTGATCTTATTATTCTAGATGTAATGATGCCTATTTATGATGGATGGATTGTATGTAAAGAAATTAGAAAAACATCTCAAGTACCTATAATTATGCTTACAGCTAAAGATAGCGATTTGGATGAACTTTTTGGATTTGAGATAGGTGTTGATGATTATATTTCAAAACCATTTAATATTGAGCTTGTACTTGCTCGTATTAAACGTCTTATAAAACAAAATAATAAAAATGATCTTCTAATTTATAAAGGAATTAAAGTGGATTCTCTTAAACATGTAGTTAAAATAGATGAAAATACTGTGGAACTTAATCCTAAAGAATATTCTATGCTTTTATATTTTTTAAAAAATATAAATATTGCAATATCAAGAGATACACTGCTATTAAGGGTTTGGGGAAATGAATATTTTGGAGATACTAGAACTGTAGATACTCATATAAATAGACTTAGAAATAAACTTGGGGAATATTCTAAATATTTAAAAACCATACGAGGATATGGATATAAGTTGGGAGAATAA
- the rdgB gene encoding RdgB/HAM1 family non-canonical purine NTP pyrophosphatase — MKKLIVASNNQNKIKEIKDMLKDFDLNIRSLKEENIKIDVLEDGKTFEENAKKKAYEIYKYLIERGDKEFLVLSDDSGLSVDYLKGEPGIFSARYAGEHGNDLKNNIKLLNNLEGVPLKKRGAQFICNIALYTDKGEYYTASGSVRGYITDKIMFQGGFGYDPIFFYKPFEKTFGEVSEEKKNTVSHRFNALHNIKNIINGILKK; from the coding sequence ATGAAAAAACTAATTGTTGCGAGTAATAATCAAAATAAAATAAAAGAAATAAAGGATATGCTTAAAGATTTCGATTTAAATATAAGATCATTAAAAGAAGAAAATATCAAGATAGATGTTTTAGAAGATGGAAAAACATTTGAAGAAAATGCTAAAAAGAAAGCATATGAAATATATAAATATTTAATAGAAAGGGGAGACAAAGAATTTTTAGTTTTATCTGATGATTCTGGTCTCTCAGTGGATTATTTAAAAGGTGAGCCAGGAATATTTTCAGCAAGATATGCAGGAGAACATGGAAATGATTTAAAAAATAATATAAAACTTTTAAATAATCTTGAAGGAGTGCCACTTAAAAAAAGAGGAGCACAGTTTATATGTAATATAGCTTTATATACCGATAAAGGAGAATATTATACAGCTTCTGGAAGTGTAAGAGGATACATAACAGATAAAATTATGTTCCAAGGAGGATTTGGATACGATCCTATATTTTTCTATAAACCATTTGAAAAAACTTTTGGAGAAGTTTCAGAAGAAAAAAAGAATACAGTAAGCCATAGATTTAATGCATTACATAACATAAAAAATATAATAAATGGAATTTTAAAGAAATAA
- a CDS encoding ABC transporter substrate-binding protein: protein MKKLISLLVFLSVIVILSFTLFNVKYKEQVSDNDKSIVKFAVDTIPDDFMNISDFDKRSQDILCAVSRGLVSKESDGKVMPDIAESVESYSDGIEYRFKIRKDAFFSDGSAITPLDIKEYFKELIDSSENGSDIKALLNIYGVVSYRENKSNFDKNVAIMVDEDELTIRLNEKDDNFLEDISKPQYRIRKNLKDWSNIDDNFSKILYSGNYKIIGADEKSIILKNTNEDSKISNIMFIKEDSSEEAMASYEMKNIQCLINPPSVELSKLSKDDNLTTIKRDEGAFIVFNKDELPLEGRKKIYNYINSAMSSYLKDNTKEFDLSEGCYFRKEKDDIYKIQQRKVYSSKEKEYEEPELITIIGEDNLRNRIILEAIKEWFETNTDIKVNYTEADDMEFNDDELKSHYDIILCNSDISEEKKDDFYLSYSKYLTVDENNMIEDKRYAELEENLFLNFKIFPVVFFNDNIVCSYEDFKLTIDGNNNVKFPK from the coding sequence TTGAAGAAATTGATAAGTTTATTAGTATTTTTATCTGTCATTGTAATATTAAGTTTTACACTATTTAACGTAAAATATAAAGAACAAGTTTCAGATAATGATAAAAGCATAGTTAAATTTGCAGTAGATACTATTCCTGATGACTTTATGAATATATCTGATTTTGATAAACGAAGTCAGGATATTTTATGTGCAGTTTCAAGAGGTCTTGTTTCAAAAGAATCTGATGGAAAAGTAATGCCTGATATTGCAGAAAGTGTAGAGTCATACTCAGATGGTATTGAATATAGATTTAAAATAAGAAAAGACGCATTTTTTAGTGATGGAAGTGCAATTACACCATTAGATATAAAAGAGTATTTTAAAGAGCTTATAGATTCATCAGAAAATGGTTCTGATATAAAAGCACTGCTTAATATATATGGAGTAGTTTCATATAGAGAGAATAAATCTAATTTTGATAAGAATGTTGCAATAATGGTAGATGAAGATGAACTTACTATACGACTTAATGAAAAAGATGATAACTTTTTAGAAGATATATCAAAGCCTCAATATAGGATAAGGAAGAATTTAAAAGACTGGAGTAATATTGATGATAATTTTTCAAAAATACTCTATAGTGGAAACTATAAAATAATAGGTGCTGATGAAAAAAGTATTATTTTAAAAAATACAAATGAAGATTCTAAAATATCAAATATAATGTTTATTAAAGAGGATAGCTCAGAAGAGGCTATGGCATCTTATGAAATGAAAAATATACAGTGTCTTATAAATCCTCCGTCAGTAGAGCTTTCAAAGCTATCAAAAGATGATAATTTAACAACTATTAAAAGAGATGAGGGAGCATTTATTGTATTTAATAAAGATGAACTTCCGTTAGAAGGAAGAAAAAAAATTTATAATTATATAAATTCTGCAATGTCTTCTTATTTAAAAGATAACACTAAAGAATTTGATCTTTCAGAAGGATGTTATTTTAGAAAAGAAAAAGATGACATTTACAAGATTCAGCAAAGAAAGGTGTATTCATCAAAAGAAAAAGAATATGAAGAACCTGAGTTAATAACTATAATTGGAGAGGATAATTTAAGAAATCGTATAATACTTGAAGCTATAAAGGAATGGTTTGAAACTAATACAGATATAAAAGTAAATTATACAGAGGCAGATGATATGGAATTTAATGATGATGAATTAAAATCGCATTATGATATAATACTATGTAATTCTGATATATCGGAAGAGAAGAAAGATGATTTTTATTTATCGTATTCTAAATATCTTACTGTGGATGAAAATAATATGATAGAAGATAAAAGATACGCTGAACTTGAGGAAAATTTATTCTTAAACTTTAAAATCTTTCCAGTTGTATTTTTTAATGACAATATAGTATGTTCTTATGAAGATTTTAAGCTAACTATTGATGGAAATAATAATGTTAAATTTCCAAAATAA